The DNA window tttgtaaagcaaAACCtgggaaatattttatagatttcgaACGCAAAGCACTGGTCTATTTTTAATGAACCTAGATGTGATAAGTCTTACTGTTGATCTAATTTCTCCACTGATAAAGTAACGCTATTAATGCTCAGAAAAAGTGTTGTAAATATCTGAAATTCAATCAAGACTTAAGTTATCCCATATTATTCTGGTAATCAAACGAAACTGACTGAcagttaaatttgtatattttccaGACTTACGCATACATAAGCCACAGTTCGGTAgaaatttgttacaaaaataataaataaaataagtaatggaacaaaatatatgacgtctattgaatattttattctttgtgaAGGCGCCGACGTTTAGACGGTCATAATTCCATTTGGCATCAGAATGTTACTAGATACACCTGATACGCTTTCAGCGCTCtttatttgtacttttatatattactgcGTGTGTTTGTATGTTGGTCTTAATCCATTTCACAGGTCAAGTCAAGATCGAACAAATGCACACGCTTGCAAAGTAATAATAACactattataatgaaaatcaacgaatacctaataattattaatttattgaagcaCTAGATGGATCCGCGGCTTCGAATTCAATTTggtacaaaaatgttttaagatttttttttgtcaaaaggGGAATTCGTCCTTAGGATTTAAGTTTACTTTgaacgaaatttatttttttattttttttgtagcagtactcagtattgttgtgttccggtttgaaggttgagtgagccagtgtaactacaggcacaagggacgtaacatcttagttcccaaggttggtggcgcattggttatgtaaggaatggtttatatttcttacaacgccattgtctatgggcgctggtgaccacttaccatcaggtggcccatttgctcgtccgcttaccgatatcataaaaaaaatatatatactttcgactttttttttcatatagaatttagtatatagaataatttaataattaaaatgtaatttataggCAGCAAATTTTAAAGGAGCGATTGtatatttcagttttatgttagaaattacaaagaaaataaaaatataatatcacctGTAACCTTGAtagttatcaaatatttattatatattgttatattaatagattttttttaagtagtgtAGGTTAACTATAACTAACATTCAACAATTTATTGCActtctttcaaataaaaaattaaattattaatgtttatttatttaggtttataataataatacacttttaaatgcttttttcatattttgtccTTTCTTTTTAGATTTAGTATATACTATAGGTACTTGTAATTTGTTACATGGCAGTATGCAGTAATCCATTATtccttcaatttaaaaaaagaaggtcAATTCAGGTACTATTTTTCTCAGAGAATGCCTCTACTGAATACCGAATAATATCAGAATGAGATATGtgatattgactataataattataaaatatacaggaAACTCTcaagtcggttgtcaatatttcacaagtgagatacgaagtggaTTCTTCCAGAATTGCACAGCTGAATACCAAATagagttttcattaaaaattccaGTTGTGAAATCGAAAATGCGTGTTACAGAATCGCCTAGCAGCTGTCGCTACGCTCGTTTCGTtcggtattattaaaataagactattattttctttttacaattaaattatagtaaaagaaaaattatagttattgttacattatattagcagcctgtaaattgaggagaaggtttggagcatattccaccacgctgctccaatgcgtgttggtggaatacacagtggtagtagcagaatttcgttgaaattatacacatgcaggtttcctcacgatgttttccttcaccgccgagcacgagatgaatcatgaactcaaattaagcacatgaaattcagtggtgcttgcctaggtttgaacctgAGATCATCGGATGcgtgcgttctaaccactgggccatctcggctctatattatagtttattaatatagtaaatgcccgtaacaattataaaagtttcAACACAGTTGGAAGATTGGCTTGGTATAGATATAGAATTACAGatacagataatttattaaataaaatagtttttgttttatttcattaattaaattccgTGTAAAGTTTTAGACGACAGTACAAAATTTCAGATTATTATGAATTGTTGTATCATGTATtccattttatctttaatatttctaaataattaaagattacgattattaatagttactgttgttttaattttattttggtctAATAATAATCCATGAAATATGTTGATATTCGaggtcaataaatatttataatattgcatgTGCGTCGCaggtatttattttgtgtaaattaatttttttgtcctAATATGAAATTAACAACATTGTTATTGGAGGTCAATGTTAACACAAAATTTTGCGTATGTTTGgtaatttgtgtaatatttaatgttttagtcatatataaaatttatttttatgataaatatgattttaggtttattgatataactaaattatacaGCAGTCAACATTTACAGAAAATATAGAATGTGTTGggtgtttttaatttgtgttatattttatctttgttatttaatttatgtcaaaattaacttaaaatttatttgtcaaatgtttaatttgtgtaatgaataattttattttattttatcaattaattaaataaataaaacaagaaatgaAGATGTGAATGCTTTATTCAGTGCATTGACCAATTAAGGAAGTTATGTTACGTTGTTCAGGTACTTCGTCCGAAGAGAAAATTGAAGTTGATCCGCCTAGTGTTTGCCTAAGCCGAGTCCATAACCATAACCGAGACCTTTGCCATAGCCTAGACCGTAACCTCCATAGCCTCCCAAGAGTCCGTAGCCTCCAAGTCCGTAGCCTTCGAGTCCTCCGAGACTGTAGCTAGCTATTGGCACGGTTTTAATGATTGGCGCGCTGATGATAGGAGCGACTGCTACGCTCTTTATAATAGGAATTGGAGCGGCTTTGTATACATTAGCGGTGGAAATTGCTGGGGCCAAGATAGGTGCACTGTAGACAGGGGCGATACctagaaaaaaaacacatttagttATACTTATGCTATTAAGAAAAGATAGATTTAttgtacataaacaaaaaataatttaaatgaatgaaaaaagcAAATCTACAACGATCGTCCCTGTTTTGCGGACTCCGACTAACATCAAAGTCAACATTATTGATTACATCTTTCAATCTTTCAATCCCTTTCCGTAACGTAAGtcattttcactttttattcaTCAAGTAATGCGTAAGATATCATTCGTAAAAACTTCGAAATGTGTATATGCTTATTCTGTTGCCCTTTGAGGCAAGGCAATTAGGCAAGAATTTGATTTTCCCTTCCTTTACACTCCTCTGTTAtagttttacataaattattgtttattgttgaaaaatgcgctttgaatttgatttttaatgcCTGTTGCCTTTGTACaatttgcaaaatttaatcGAATGTTCGCTACGTCGAATAGAATTGAGTCAGAGTTGACaccatcatatttttttaaatgatacgaTCACGTGTATAGCAAAAAATGTCGCACCAAACGTTATACTTTGTCTATATCACCCtttttggtagggctttgtgcaaacatGTCAAGGCAGGAATCACCTACTCATCTGATGTTCCACCGCCACAcaggaatacttaatattttgtttcggGTTAGTAAGCCAGTATGACttcaggcaaaagggacataacaacttaattACCAAAGTTGGTgtgaagaatggttaatatgtcgTACAGCACGTCTCTGAGCGATGCTGACTAATTGGCATCAAGTGGCCTATTCGCACGACCgcttacctattacataaaaaacgatatttggcaaagtattaaatatttttcttactgtATCCAGCGCCGTATCCTCCGTAACCGCCGTAACCTCCCAATCCAGATGCATGTGCGCTCACGGCGACAGCCACCAGACAAGCtaactgaaattattaataaagaatattcgcAGTTAAATAGAACAAATATGACTACGTTACttattacttgtatatattatCCGTccgaattaaaattgaaatgcaaattttatgtgttttattttctaatcaGACGGACAATATtcgtatgtatacattttttatctgtgcataAGGtgacagtgtttttttttttaaatcttcagattgataatttttattacggCTAAGAAATTAAgcaattatatgaattaattatttgtttatgaataatactttatgatttaattatcgttttatggaaattatattaattttccaaatttgaatttaagtttagtttaattaaaaaaaaccactaGTATCCTTGATAATCAAAACAATGAACAGCAGTTCGAGGAATCAAAACAAAGAACttataaatgtatacttttttttacataaaaagacATAGAACAAGAATTACCAAATTCGGATTcttttccataaaaataattaaataaataaaatactcacaGTGATGAATGTGTTCATTTTGCTTGATTTCTTCAGACCAAGTGTGTCGATTAGTGCAAATATTTCCATATATATACTCGACGATTTCCTTTAATTTTCAGCGGAATCGCGCATGCGTTATATGCCCATATTGCAAtattcgtcataattattagtaCCATCCTTTTTCGTTGCTCATATtgcatttgtataattataaatgttttgatctgattttttataatttataagcctATCATGAAATTATTGTCTGTTATGTGTTTTGATTCGaccaaataattttttaatgatttaatttattaataatattgattttaaaaatagaacggaactataattatacaataatataaggaaattgtaattgtttataatgGGAAAACTACTAGGTTGACAGGTTGTATCATTTGCCTCCGCTTTTGGAGATATTAATTgtgttataagttatttttagttatGATTCTGCTCGCTGTTTCAGCTACGTATGAGAGCCCACAGGGGCAGGTTATGTTAGCTCCTTTTTTCATATGAATATTCTTTCAACTTTATTGATATTGttctaataaaagtaatttatcattagtattatattagcaGTCAGTATGAACTTAAAATATAGAATGTTTtggatttttaatttgtgttatatttgtaatttttcttgttatgaaactttttatattttattttaataattattactttcattaatattgttatttaagatTAACATGAACTGAAATTATTGCATGTATctgttatgtatttaataatgttatgtgatcaataataatttatttgtcttttcatCACTTTACTTTAATGATAATGAATATAGGATAAAtggaatgaaacaaaaaataaagatatgaaTGCTTTATTTAGTGCATTGACCAATTAAGAAGTTACGTTGCATTGTTTTGGTACTTCGTCCGAAGAGAAAATTGAAGTTGATCCGCCTAGTGCTTGCCTAAGCCATAACCATAACCATAACCGAGGCTTTTGCCATAGCCTAGGCCGTAACCTCCATAACCTCCCAAAAGTCCGTAGCCTCCATAGCCTCCGTAGCCTCCGTAGCCTCCGAGACTGTAGCTAGCTACTGGTACGGTTTTAAGGATTGGCGCCTTGATGATGGGAGCGACAGCTACGCTCTTTATAATAGGGATTGGAGCTTTGACTATGATGGGTGCGCTGTAGATACGGGATACGTATCCACCGTATCCTCCGTAACCGCCTAAGCCGCCATAACCGCCATAGCCGCCGTATCCATAACCCAATCCAGATGCATGTGCGCTCACGGCGACAGCCACCAGACAAGCCAACTGAAAATTATtagcaattaaatataacaataacaacaacaaatatGACTTCGTcacttattatatgtatgtatatatgtattatccGTCCAAATTAAAACTGATGTGCAGAATGtatttacctattttattttcaaatgagaCGGATAATACTCGTATGTACACATTTTTTGTTTAtccatatcatataatatttaatttatattaagatttataagtACAAATATGACTTTATGACTACTACATATTTCTTAACAAAACATCAATTAATTAACTTGCAAgagatatacataaattttcGAAATGAGAATAGAGCACAATATTGACAAAAACACATTATGCTTTGCACTGAACAATCAAAAcggttttaagttaaaaaagttttgagcgcaataatattttttttctgtgcaTAAAAGTCACAAGACATGAATCAAATACGGATTctttaccataaataaataaatcaataataaaatactcacAGTGATGAAGGTGTTCATTTTGCTTGATTTCTTCAGACGAAGTGTATCGATTTGTCTGAATATTTCCATATATATACTCGACGATTTCCTTTAATTTTCAGAGGAATCGCATGCGTTTGAGCATATTGCAATAATTCGTCATAATCATTAGTACCATCCGAGTTCATTGTTCGTTATTGCATTTGCATAATTATAACTGCTATGATCtgatttttagtaaattatatgcTCATTAATgtctgttttgttttaattgggGTAGacgatttactaatatttactcTTAACAATATAGGttagaaaaataattcgaaactataatttttataataataatgtattattttgttgctTCTTAAAGGATTGGTTTGATTACAGTTATGATATAtccgttaatatttaattgattgtaCTAACGGGAGTGGTTAGTCTCCATTGTTGTATcagtttatttatcattaaaaaaatattaggcttaaatttgtaataaattataccttGTAGTAGTAGGCAAATAACAATGATACCGACCTAATGTCGTCCGTCGTAGTTTAAACTATATGAATAACGATGGCAATTCTTAAATTGGTACCAAGTGTTTCATCAAATGCGGGAACATTGTTGCTGTTTACACTCTAACAGTGCTAACTCAACTTTGACGTATTTTTGACAAAAGTCCTTGTAATATTTGTCGGCATGACTCTGAATTTTAACCCGGATCTTTTTGATCTACAACCGAGCAAGCTAGTTACTAGGATAATATGTTCGTatgattagtttttatttttaaaatcatatataaatgcATCGCAATCGCCGTTTtcatataacttatttacaCGTAAACCTACTCTCTAGCAAGAAGACCTTGATATTTATTAAGTGAAATTAACTGATCATTATTTAAAGTCAAATCGATTCATTGTTCGTGGATTTTTATTATGTGGCATATGACAATTTCTACATATGATTCTTCCTACATGTACATGTTTAACGCGCCAATAAAGATTTtgatatatgacatatatttaCAAGATGGCGTCGGATAATACAGTACTTTCTTTgttgcaaattttaaatattcaagtttAACAAATACGTAGTTGCAACCTAGTTTAAAGTATTTATCTTATTGCGTGTGAAACTTATgcacatcaaatatttaataatagttatgttaaattaaattatataaagtaattattataataatctcgTTTATTAAAATCCAGACAAGATAAGGCAATTTGACTTTACAATATGATGTGTGGAAAATGGTGTGAAACGTAATGACGTTGAAAGCgctatgattaaattaaaacggaGGAAGGAATATGCTGCTTAATCCACTttgatttgtattatatatttcgaattaaattatgttaaaaataaggtaaataatCCACTGTTGGTTAATAATATCGCCTTTAGTGGAGTATGGATTGGAATTAATGTCACGGTTCCTAGTTATTGCGTATAGGTTATATTATACGTGTAAGATTTCGTTCGTTGTACAGGTTTTAGGAAAAGGCACGatgcttattataaaaataaaacagagtaACGTAATAGCCTACAAATTCCCCACAGCTGAGCTCCTCCTATATGACGAGCAGGTTTGGAACTTAGCGTGGTACGTGACAGATTAATtatcagattttaaattaacatggttatttttattactaacagtatttaaaacgggatatttaccatgttttttatttttatttggtggagctcgatatttcgacattatctacgaatgtcttgttcacgagactgacgtttgcgggtagatgttgacatCTACCCTCGGGACTACCAACGggtctactactactactattactactactactactatctACCCTACCTACGTGATATCTACctatggtaaatatcccgttttaaagtCTGTTAGATTAATTATCGTCTACATATCTCATATAGATTATCATCTaccatatgcaggtttcctaacgatgttgtCCTTCTTTGCTAAGCACGCAATTAATTCAGGTGTCCCGATTGCGCGGATTTGAATTTCAGAATCAGAATTATTGCTTAACATTTACATTCTACTAACTACCGGGCCATTACGGTTcggcatattatattattaacataactcGAACATATGAAAAAATCAATGAATGCACTATTCTACTAACGAATATCGTTAAGAACCACTATCCTGTACTCTGCATGGTATAAACATAAGTAATAACATTAgtcttgtataaaaataatttgtcaatattattaacaaagatTGTTCTTTTAATTCAGGTGTTCATATTGATGAAACACATTCTTGTTACGTGCCACTTCAACGCGTCACGCTAGCGGTGCATACAATGACACAACGTGTCATGCAACAGCACGTCATACAGTCAAACGTCAATCGGTACGGATATTCATGATACCTATTTCGTTAGGCCAGTTTCTGGTCATTTATCAGTAGCacgactattttattatttaaaattattttttattgaaagctACACCGAGTGAACACCAGCAAAACTCTAAACCGAAATAAGATACTATAAAAGTGCCCAgcgtcaaaataaaatattctgtattgACAATACATTTAAACAATCTTTGTTTAGTAATCAAAATTCCCAGGCTTACATTAGACATCGATTCGCGCTAATCTAGTCAAACTATACCGCAATTACCCAAATGAACTCTTAATCAATAGACCGTATAAATTCTACCGGAATTCTCTTCGGGCAATGAGCTATGACCAATAACCTTCGTTGTACCCTGATTGAGGAACGTATAAGTACCATGTCATCAGCGTGGCTCATATTAGTCATGTCAGTTGTTTCTTTGTGGCAACCGATCCTTGTACTTCGTAGTTTCTCAAAATCATTACATATGTATGCCAACGATGCGCGGAATGgtcgatattaatatattgtatctaATACTTTAATCATTATTGGAGAGTGTCACCCAATTCCACGAAGTTTGTTTAATCGTATCAGTTTCTCTAAATATCTGTAGACTTTCTTGTCTTATTAGACGGTATTAATGTTTATCGTGGtcttgttagtaaaataaatcaaaagcaCGACTAAGgcttaaattatcataaaacagTACTTTGATTTGCCTTTTGAAAAACTCTTGAAGCTGTCGGAAAAACAAGGATGAAAATTATTCGTAAATTTCAGGAAATTTACCATTAATCTTTCGCTGATATACATAGTTTACATAAAGCGTAAAAATGTTCACAAAATGCGATAAAGTGCCGacacttacaaataaaatgtgCTCTAAGTTCAGCCCGTCAAATACCCCGCTTTACCTCCTTCATTTTCCTTATTACTTAGACTAGAACATTCGCTGTGAACAGAGTGGTATTCCTCTCGGTCGGCCAAATCCTTCAGAAAGCAAATAGGATAAGTACAAGCGAATAATaatgatgttattatttaacttactgTATGTTACTTTAgtaaattgtttgtttcccaaacaaaaaagtatatttacttttattttcaactAACTACCCAACCACACATTCTATTGATGGAAATatacaaagtaatttattttttttacatgtaaccTTCCTGAAGACAATCTAATCAATGGGCTAGAAACACAAAGAGGACAAATAAatgcattcatttttattaaaatagataaataaaatattagaaacaaaatagcatcaaaatattttattattagatacaaACGTAATTATAAACCGCGTTAATATTTTCAGATTTACATTGAAGAACATACATAAttccaagtaaattaaaattgagcAACCCGAATGATAAATCTTCGTGAAATAATCGATGCTGAATTAACCAAGTTAATAAGTCCGAGTTTCGTTGGTTGGAATAATTTATACGCCTCACCGGTCAATGGACGCGAGTTTCCTCCTAATTGCAAGGAATTGTTTGTGGAGGAACCCGATGTGGTAACGTTGATGGattgtatattttgatgtgTTATGACACGTTATGTCCTTTAAGGAATTTCGGCGTGATTTCAGTTcgcgttcttttttttaaaattatccttccaaatcttcaaaatatattctaaaaatattgccAGAAAAATTGTAGCTATTCCACGCCGTAAGTTAGTAGGTTTCCtaacaatgttttcatttaccacagaaaacattttttttaattacaacgattcatattcaatttctttatataagTACAATGTTTGCTCTCTTTGtttcgttattaattaatagtattatgtattcgttatcattattatatttttaccagCATTCATTAGAAAAACACGAATATCGATGATTTTATTTCTGTTCGACTTCAAGTATACGACatatgaaatcattttatagttaatttatagAAAAGTCTCCACTTAAGCTATAACAAAATTTCGATCAAGGACTTTCTATTTTAAGAGAAAATTGGTGTTATTGgatgtgtgtatgtataatatatttagttttttttttgctgcgttaaaaaacaacatttagtTATGGTACAATGAATAAGCGGAATATGCCGttcatttaatcaataaaaatcattaaacgcATCGCCGTAGGTGTGGGTTGCatgcaataaaatgtatttatttttgtaaaatattaagtacataagATTATGATGATATGTATAGAGTATCAGGCAACCTCTTTTGCTTCGTCGTCTTGTTGAGCTATATCTAACTTCGAAGGttgtattatttaagatttctaGTGAGAATATCCAAGCATGTATAATGCTTTCCTAACAATAAAGTGTCAGTAACAGGCCGGGTTTAGGAATTTTTGTACTTTGAAACGATCACTATTTGTGCTAAGCTGCCGTGTTAAagataaacttattttacattacaaaacgGCTTGCGATGCCTTGCCGTACAATTGAACTACGAGACTGAGTGAATTGAAAGTGCCCATGTgtttatactatactatacttcaCTATAATATCTTCAGCGCAGTCGGCTAGTCTCCAGTGTGcgtgtctcatataaatatcTGTCGTATGGGTGTCTAACAGAGAACTAAAGCGGCATGGTAGAATGTAATGTCCAAGCCAGTCACTTCGGTTAGTATttgtctagtttttttttaatgtattttacaggtacgcggacgagcaaataggtaaGTGGTCAAATAGGTCAGTGGTAAGATGTGtaagatattaaccatttctaacatcgccaatataccacgaaccttgggaaccaagaagCCCAACAACACTGGGCACTGCTgttgggcggtagaatatctgatgagtgggtggtgcctactcagacgggctagcacaaagccctaccactaagacCAAATGTGTTGTAGTGGAATATTTACCGagtgtaatgtaaaatttaatgaaaaaaaagttattcgaggcgataaattaatatttagtgaGCGCAAAGACATGGGTAAACCAGTAAAGTTTGCTGTTGCGAAAAACGCTCGACATCACCACGAATAATGTAGCGGAGAACTGAATTTATAAAACGCTAAAGTCCGCCTTTCTATTCGAACAATGCTTAATGGCGCTCGGAATATACAAACTATTTCTTGGCAAAGTTTATAGAAAATGACGCAAGAGCTTAAACGAAACTCGGCCCACAAAGCGTTTAGTGGTTCAGGTGTTAATAACCCTGGGGTTGAGTTTAATCTTTTAACACTGAACGAAAACTTTACTACAAAGGAATATCTGTTCGAGATTGTTATAAAGTGTTGAGACAGGTCTtgctttgcaaataaaatatgaatgtgAGCATCATATATgagtttaacatattatataaacataaagatattttcttattctaaaaagaatttcttaaaattacttaagctgcggtttgaattttttttcaaaattcactTTTCGAGACTCAAAACTCAAACATCTCAAACATACtcaaatattttacgtaattttaGAGAAAACACGTTTTACTAGCCTATATTGGGTTTTATATTTGCTtctctataaaaaatgtattatatacggtatattaatttcatttagtaatggtttatttttaaatttgtaatatataggtacatttaaGATTGAACAGGAATTCTAAGTCAACAGATCTAGCAATCAGTCATCATTTCATAAACCTTATACGTGTGAGTATAGGGCTAGCTTATTCATTTTTACAGCacacaaaaacaaacaatagaCGTTTTGTTAAAGAATTACTGACCAACCTCTAAAAATCCAAGTGTTCCACAAAGTTATATAgattcgcacgtgacattggcgaaagtTATATAGGAACATCAAAATTTTCCTAACGCAAaacaataatcaatttaatatataagatacattaaatacatatttaaatattaatatattaagctgcattttcaagaaataaaaatatacattacaattgtTAAGCGTAGCCATGCAAAGAACGTATATATGTTTCCAGAGGAAAGTTTTAGAGGTATATAACTTTTATCCGACTGTGAAGGGAAGGCATTAGTACAAGTCTCGGGATGTTGAgcaattttatactattttaaatcgACTTTTCCAACTTTAATTCTAGCAGGCAAAGTGCATAgagttgaataaaaatgtattgtcataCATTACACgcgaaaaagtttttttttgtacaagtaCCAAATCCTTTCATCGTttgattaagtttatttattttaaattcatgtattcaataaataattgccAGCGCTGtatgcattttaatatttcatatcgcttttaaatttaaaaataaaaaaatatttataaaatgtgtaagttttcttttttcgtttatggaaattttaataaaaacatgatgTTTAATAAGCGTGCATGTTAtcgaaattagttttttttttgtgtgtgaactacaactaatatttttgtatgtatctgTGTTTTTTATATTCGACTTCAGTGCAAAAACGTGCACTTTTAATATacactattattttatagaattgaaacatttaaaatacttacacgtaaatatattttttataacaagtaTGAGTCAAATAGTTATTatcataacttattattatcttataaaatcaacattatattacatttaaccGT is part of the Vanessa atalanta chromosome 10, ilVanAtal1.2, whole genome shotgun sequence genome and encodes:
- the LOC125067083 gene encoding shematrin-like protein 2 encodes the protein MNTFITLACLVAVAVSAHASGLGYGYGGYGGYGGLGGYGGYGGYVSRIYSAPIIVKAPIPIIKSVAVAPIIKAPILKTVPVASYSLGGYGGYGGYGGYGLLGGYGGYGLGYGKSLGYGYGYGLGKH
- the LOC125067082 gene encoding glycine-rich protein-like, with translation MNTFITLACLVAVAVSAHASGLGGYGGYGGYGAGYSIAPVYSAPILAPAISTANVYKAAPIPIIKSVAVAPIISAPIIKTVPIASYSLGGLEGYGLGGYGLLGGYGGYGLGYGKGLGYGYGLGLGKH